In Marinitoga litoralis, the genomic stretch GAATTTGTTGAATCTGTTGAATTTAACTATATTGATGATGTTTATAATTATTATATTTCTTACATTTATTTTTACAATAATTTAAGACCTCATGGTTCTTTATATTATTTTACTCCAGATTTTATTTTTAATCTTTTTTCTAATCAAGATATTGATTCTAACGAAATTAAAACTATAAACTTTAACGATTTTATTGTTTGTATAAAAAAATGAGTTTTTCCTATTTATTTTCCAATATCCAGGGGGCAAGCCGCATGCTTTTGTTATATTTAATATAATATTTGATGGTTCAAATATTATGTCTGAATTATAGAATTTTTTGCTTTCTTTTATTTTTTTATTGATTATATTTTTAATGTTTTTATATCTTTTTCAACATCTTTATTTTTTTTATTTTCTGTAAGATGTGAATAGGCTATTTCATCTAATTCGACTAATGTTACACTATCAAGGTCCAATAGATACTTTCTTTTATTATTTTGATAGAGTTTATATTTCATTTTTTTCTCCTTTCTTTTTAATATTAAAAATGTATTGTATCATAAAACCTTATATGCTATAATTTAAGCGTATTCTACAAATAACTGAGTATAAAGCTTTTAGTTTTCATATGATATCTTATTATCCTCTGAAATTTTCAATTTGAACTTGAGGATTAGTTGAATGAGTAGCATATTCCTCATCATTATCTCCTGCAAATGTTGTTGTTGAAAATAAAATAATTCCTGTGAGTAATAATATAATTATTTTTTTCATAATTTCACCCCCAAACCAAATTTTACTATTTCTAACATGACTTGCAAGTGTTGTTTTCAAAATATAAAATAGCTATTTATGGGCATTGCAGAAGTTGAGTTTCTTTACATTTTAATAAATTTTCTTGTTTTTAATATTTGAAATTTTTATGTTACATTTATATAATAGCGGTATTTTCATTATTACAGAATTTTTATAAATGTTTTTGTTTTTATTTTATGTTAAATTTGATGAAGTTTCTTTATTTCTGGAATTTTAATAAAACAATTTATTACATTAATGTAAAAGGATGATTAATGTGGAGCTTTCTATAAAAGATATTATTGATATTGTTCGATATGGGTATTATTCAAATTCAATTATTAATCATATTTTTCTTAATACAAAAGAAAAAGCTTTAAAATATTATTTTTTATTATTGAAAGCTATATGGAAAAAAGAATATGATATTGCTATTTTTTATGCAAAGAAGGTTATTTCAACAACAACAACAACAATAATATTGAAAGAATTAGCAAGATTTGAACTT encodes the following:
- a CDS encoding integrase core domain-containing protein — translated: MNELNIIHEFGYKNNPNSQAYIESFHSNVQREFVESVEFNYIDDVYNYYISYIYFYNNLRPHGSLYYFTPDFIFNLFSNQDIDSNEIKTINFNDFIVCIKK